One Deltaproteobacteria bacterium genomic window carries:
- a CDS encoding SDR family oxidoreductase produces MNGRTCLITGATSGIGRATAIELARRGATLVLVARDRGRGEDTMREIRERTDNRQVTLLLADLSSQQSIRELARAFLATNRPLHVLLNNAGVVNLGRSVTVDGIETVFAVNHLGYFLLTNLLLDRLKQSAPARIVNVASEVHKIGGLNFDDLQNERRFRSMGVYGQSKLANILFTYELARRLAGSGVTVNCLHPGAVATGLGKNNGAWAQVLIRILGTFFRTPEQGAATSIYLASSPAVAGVSGKYFMNSKERRSSKASYDEAAARRLWEISAQMTGLGA; encoded by the coding sequence ATGAACGGGCGAACCTGCCTGATCACCGGTGCGACCTCCGGCATTGGCCGCGCGACGGCGATCGAATTGGCACGCCGTGGCGCCACGCTGGTGTTGGTGGCCCGCGATCGTGGCCGCGGCGAAGATACGATGCGCGAGATTCGCGAACGCACCGACAACCGCCAGGTGACGCTGCTGCTCGCCGATCTCTCGTCGCAGCAATCGATCCGAGAGTTGGCACGCGCGTTCCTGGCGACCAACCGGCCGTTGCACGTGCTGCTGAACAATGCGGGCGTGGTCAACCTCGGGCGCAGCGTCACCGTCGACGGCATCGAGACGGTCTTCGCGGTCAACCATCTCGGGTACTTCCTGCTCACCAACCTCCTGCTCGATCGGCTCAAGCAGAGTGCGCCGGCGCGCATCGTCAACGTCGCTTCCGAAGTGCACAAGATTGGCGGGCTGAACTTCGACGACCTGCAGAACGAGCGGCGCTTCCGCAGCATGGGCGTCTACGGCCAGTCGAAGCTGGCGAACATTCTGTTCACCTACGAACTCGCGCGCCGTTTGGCGGGCAGTGGTGTCACGGTGAACTGTCTGCATCCAGGCGCGGTGGCCACCGGGTTGGGAAAGAACAACGGGGCGTGGGCGCAGGTGCTGATCCGTATTCTTGGAACGTTCTTCCGTACGCCGGAGCAGGGCGCGGCGACTTCGATCTACTTGGCGTCTTCGCCGGCTGTCGCCGGCGTCAGCGGCAAGTACTTCATGAATAGCAAAGAGCGGCGATCCTCAAAGGCCTCGTACGATGAAGCCGCGGCGAGGCGCCTGTGGGAGATCAGTGCGCAGATGACGGGGCTCGGTGCGTAG
- a CDS encoding aldo/keto reductase, with protein sequence MDLRTLGRTNLTVSRLGVGLAALGRPGYANLGHGADLAYDYDVNAMAARTHAVLDAAWDAGVRYFDTARSYGRGEEFLATWLSTRRIAPAAVTVGSKWGYTYTAEWRVEAAQHEVKDHSLGVLRRQIGESRALLGAQLDLYQIHSATLDSGVLDNHAVLDELARLRAEGVAIGLTLSGPRQADTLRRAMAIRIGGAPLFDCVQATWNLLEGSAAPALRAAHAAGLGVIIKEPLANGRLTDRNIDASFAAQRRALERVASRLHTTLDALALAAVLAQPWVDVVLSGAATVPHLQSNVTALTVAWDEATADSLMAVGETPEHYWATRSRFPWN encoded by the coding sequence ATGGATTTGCGAACGCTCGGTCGAACGAATCTCACGGTGTCGCGCCTCGGCGTCGGCTTGGCGGCGCTGGGCCGCCCGGGCTACGCTAACCTCGGCCACGGCGCCGATCTCGCGTACGACTACGACGTGAACGCGATGGCGGCGCGCACACACGCGGTGCTCGATGCCGCGTGGGACGCCGGGGTGCGCTACTTCGACACCGCGCGCTCGTACGGCCGCGGCGAGGAATTTCTCGCGACGTGGCTGAGCACGCGACGCATTGCACCCGCCGCAGTCACGGTCGGTTCGAAGTGGGGGTACACGTACACCGCGGAGTGGCGTGTCGAGGCGGCGCAGCACGAAGTGAAGGATCACTCGCTTGGTGTGTTGCGCCGGCAGATCGGCGAGAGCCGCGCGCTGTTGGGCGCGCAGCTCGATCTCTACCAGATCCACTCGGCGACGCTCGACAGCGGTGTCCTCGACAACCATGCGGTGCTCGACGAACTCGCGCGACTGCGCGCGGAGGGCGTGGCGATTGGGCTGACGCTCAGCGGTCCACGCCAAGCGGATACGCTGCGCCGGGCGATGGCGATACGGATCGGCGGGGCTCCGCTGTTCGACTGCGTGCAAGCGACGTGGAACCTACTCGAAGGCTCCGCCGCGCCCGCGCTGCGCGCGGCGCACGCCGCCGGCCTCGGCGTCATCATCAAAGAGCCGCTCGCCAACGGCCGCTTGACCGATCGCAACATCGACGCGTCGTTCGCGGCGCAGCGGCGCGCGCTCGAACGCGTGGCGTCGCGGCTGCACACCACGCTCGATGCGCTCGCGTTGGCGGCCGTGCTGGCGCAGCCTTGGGTGGACGTGGTGCTCAGTGGCGCCGCGACCGTGCCGCACCTGCAATCAAACGTGACGGCCCTCACGGTGGCGTGGGACGAAGCGACGGCGGACAGTCTGATGGCGGTCGGCGAAACGCCAGAGCACTACTGGGCGACCCGCAGCCGGTTCCCGTGGAACTAG
- a CDS encoding GIY-YIG nuclease family protein — MKQPCVYLLTSGRNGTLYAGVTSDIVKRVWEHKENLADGFTKRYAVHTLVWYELHATMESAIRREKAIKEWKRLWKIELIEKENPQWRDLYEDLP; from the coding sequence ATGAAACAACCCTGCGTGTATCTGTTGACCAGCGGTCGCAATGGGACACTGTATGCGGGGGTTACATCGGATATCGTCAAGCGCGTCTGGGAGCACAAGGAGAATCTCGCCGACGGATTTACGAAACGATACGCGGTCCACACGCTCGTCTGGTACGAGCTTCACGCCACCATGGAATCCGCCATTCGACGCGAAAAGGCGATCAAGGAATGGAAGCGGTTGTGGAAGATCGAGCTTATCGAGAAGGAAAACCCACAGTGGCGAGACTTGTACGAGGACTTGCCGTGA
- a CDS encoding phosphoribosylanthranilate isomerase: protein MPVRVQIAGVSSLDECLAAERAGADALGFTVRLPTGVHDDLTEAKARSIIAALPPFVSTVCITYVGTAREAVDLCRYLGVSALQLHGAFPTHELPLIRAALPHLKLIRAVHVTDESAIAQARSLDRQVDGIILDTFDPATGRGGATGKTHDWTISRRIVETVRSPVILAGGLTPDNVANAIRQVAPWGVDVHTGIEDADGSRNLTKLRAFVERAKSVDG from the coding sequence ATGCCGGTGCGGGTGCAGATCGCGGGGGTGTCGAGCCTCGACGAGTGCTTGGCGGCCGAACGCGCCGGGGCCGACGCGCTCGGCTTCACCGTCCGCTTGCCCACCGGTGTGCATGACGACCTCACCGAAGCGAAGGCGCGCAGCATCATCGCCGCGTTGCCGCCGTTCGTCAGCACTGTGTGCATCACGTATGTCGGCACGGCGCGCGAGGCGGTCGACCTCTGCCGCTACCTGGGCGTGAGCGCGCTGCAATTGCACGGAGCTTTCCCTACGCACGAACTACCGCTCATTCGCGCGGCGCTGCCGCACCTCAAATTGATCCGCGCGGTACACGTGACTGATGAATCGGCCATCGCGCAGGCCCGCTCGCTCGATCGCCAAGTCGACGGCATCATTCTCGACACCTTCGACCCCGCCACCGGCCGCGGCGGCGCGACAGGCAAGACGCACGACTGGACCATCAGCCGCCGCATCGTCGAGACCGTGCGCTCACCGGTGATCCTCGCCGGTGGTTTGACGCCCGACAACGTGGCCAACGCGATCCGGCAGGTCGCGCCGTGGGGCGTGGACGTCCACACCGGAATCGAAGACGCCGACGGCAGCCGCAATCTGACCAAGCTGCGCGCGTTCGTGGAACGGGCGAAGTCGGTCGACGGATGA
- a CDS encoding AAA family ATPase, with protein sequence MPHPIVNEELDVLARVVAVLKEPEATGPSEAALVADLERLREMLRGEKTEDQPALQQQWHRQSALLDQVRTSRQAPRVNRSSPYFAHLRVRDDSGEQDILLGTATHLQRGVHIVDWRHAPVSLIFYRYQQGDEYEETIAGRERSGTVLARRTVTIREQTLQRVEAPEGVFSVEPSAPTGWHQRASEPPRLAGGEGAALRAHASGDADHRRLGTDPHGSQLRHDKHLPDIAGLLDPEQFELITKPSSGFVVIRGTAGSGKTTVALHRIAYLAFDDPTVDSTDTVVIVFSPALRDYVSHVLPALGVQRVPVRTFHEWAADQVRRLFPMLPRATRDDTPAVVQRLKLHPAVLVALERQVARVDGPPTPEQVIDDWVSVLCQPGFLQPIFAERDPTAFSTEALQRATDWNRLRYDELSAWLAGEAKTHAELDDEDHALLLRAWQLRIGALPGRTTSTLRYRHIAIDEVQDFSPVEVRVLLDCLDAHRSITLAGDTQQHVVKDSGFTSWAEFFMHLGLPGTEVSTLQISYRCTREIMTFAVGLLGDLREDDQPPLTTRAGPPVELFRFTDHGACVAFLADALKHLAESERLASVALLTPSRELSAIYYRGLANSEVPRVRQVENQDFTFAPGIEVTEIEQVKGLEFDYVILIEVSNTNFPDTPAARRLLHVGATRAVHQLWLTSVGTPSGVVRHDP encoded by the coding sequence GTGCCTCATCCGATCGTCAACGAAGAACTCGACGTGCTCGCGCGCGTCGTCGCGGTGCTCAAGGAGCCCGAGGCGACGGGACCGTCGGAAGCCGCGCTGGTTGCGGATCTCGAACGGCTGCGCGAGATGCTGCGCGGGGAGAAGACGGAGGATCAACCCGCGCTGCAGCAGCAGTGGCATCGGCAATCGGCGCTGCTGGATCAGGTGCGGACTTCGCGCCAAGCGCCGCGGGTCAACCGCAGCTCGCCGTACTTCGCGCACCTGCGCGTGCGCGACGACAGCGGCGAGCAGGACATTCTGCTCGGCACCGCAACCCATCTGCAACGCGGCGTGCACATCGTCGATTGGCGCCACGCGCCGGTCTCGCTCATCTTCTATCGCTATCAGCAAGGTGACGAGTACGAGGAAACCATCGCCGGACGCGAGCGCAGCGGCACCGTGCTGGCGCGCCGCACGGTGACCATTCGCGAGCAAACGCTGCAGCGCGTCGAAGCCCCCGAAGGCGTCTTCTCGGTGGAGCCGAGTGCGCCGACCGGCTGGCACCAGCGCGCTAGTGAACCACCGCGACTCGCCGGCGGCGAGGGCGCCGCGTTGCGCGCCCATGCCAGCGGCGATGCCGACCATCGCCGCCTCGGTACCGACCCGCACGGATCGCAGTTGCGCCACGACAAGCACCTTCCCGACATCGCCGGGTTGCTCGATCCGGAGCAGTTCGAGTTGATCACCAAGCCGTCGTCGGGATTTGTGGTGATCCGCGGCACCGCGGGGTCGGGCAAGACCACCGTTGCCCTACACCGCATCGCCTATCTCGCCTTCGACGATCCCACAGTCGATTCGACGGACACCGTGGTCATCGTGTTTTCGCCCGCGCTGCGCGACTACGTCAGCCACGTGCTGCCGGCGCTGGGCGTCCAGCGCGTGCCGGTGCGCACGTTTCACGAGTGGGCCGCCGACCAAGTGCGCCGGCTCTTTCCCATGCTGCCGCGCGCGACGCGCGACGATACGCCCGCCGTAGTCCAGCGCCTCAAGCTGCACCCGGCGGTGTTGGTCGCGCTCGAACGCCAAGTCGCGCGCGTCGACGGACCGCCGACGCCCGAACAAGTCATTGACGACTGGGTGAGTGTCTTGTGCCAGCCCGGATTCCTGCAACCGATCTTCGCCGAGCGTGACCCCACCGCCTTCAGTACCGAGGCGCTTCAGCGCGCCACCGACTGGAATCGCCTGCGCTACGACGAACTGAGTGCGTGGCTCGCCGGCGAGGCCAAGACTCACGCCGAGTTGGACGACGAAGACCACGCGCTGCTGCTGCGCGCGTGGCAGTTGCGCATTGGGGCATTGCCCGGGCGCACGACTTCGACCCTGCGCTATCGACACATCGCGATCGACGAGGTGCAGGATTTTTCGCCGGTCGAGGTCCGCGTTCTGCTCGATTGCCTCGACGCGCATCGCAGCATTACGCTCGCCGGCGACACCCAGCAGCATGTCGTCAAAGACTCGGGCTTCACCTCGTGGGCCGAGTTCTTCATGCATCTCGGCTTGCCAGGTACCGAAGTCAGCACATTGCAGATCAGCTACCGCTGCACGCGCGAGATCATGACGTTTGCCGTCGGACTGCTCGGCGACCTACGTGAGGATGACCAGCCGCCGCTGACCACGCGCGCCGGCCCGCCGGTGGAACTGTTTCGCTTCACCGATCACGGCGCCTGCGTCGCGTTCCTGGCCGACGCGCTGAAGCACCTCGCCGAAAGCGAACGGCTGGCATCGGTTGCCTTGCTGACTCCGTCGCGCGAACTCAGTGCGATCTACTACCGGGGCCTGGCGAACAGCGAAGTGCCGCGTGTGCGGCAAGTGGAGAATCAGGACTTCACCTTCGCCCCCGGCATCGAGGTCACCGAGATCGAGCAGGTGAAGGGATTGGAGTTTGACTACGTTATCCTGATCGAAGTGAGCAATACGAACTTTCCTGACACGCCGGCCGCGCGCCGCCTACTCCACGTCGGCGCAACCCGCGCCGTTCACCAATTGTGGCTCACCAGCGTAGGCACACCGTCCGGGGTCGTGCGTCACGACCCATGA
- a CDS encoding DUF4499 domain-containing protein translates to MPTARDTIERPELHWWVTIVGGVGLTAVLGFSDEAYALWHGHVTTLLSQPIIQLIFIGAVLTHLAEAIYALRLTQRLDLRDSAIGWVVQTFLLGFPSLRLLRRRAKTLH, encoded by the coding sequence ATGCCAACCGCCCGCGACACTATCGAGCGACCCGAATTGCACTGGTGGGTGACCATCGTCGGCGGCGTCGGCCTGACAGCCGTGCTCGGGTTCAGCGACGAAGCTTACGCACTGTGGCACGGTCACGTCACCACACTGCTATCGCAACCGATCATCCAACTCATCTTCATCGGCGCCGTGCTGACGCATCTCGCCGAAGCGATCTACGCGCTGCGCTTGACGCAGCGGCTCGACTTGCGCGACTCCGCTATCGGTTGGGTAGTGCAAACTTTCCTGCTCGGGTTCCCGTCATTGCGCTTGCTACGCCGCCGCGCGAAAACCCTCCACTGA